TTCCCGAGCGTGCCCCAGAAAATCGCCGCTTCCAGCGAGCTTTTCCCGGCGTCAATCAGGCCGACTTGCGCCATCATAGGCAGCACGCCGGGAATCCCCGGAATGCCAGCGCCTTCCAGAAACAGCAGGCCAAAGGTGCTGATATGAAGCGTGGTGGGGTCCAGCCCCGCCAACCAGGCACGCAGATCTATCATCTAGCCGCCGAGTCTACGCCAGTGCAGCTAAGCGGAGATGAAGGGCCGCCCAGTCTCGGCTGAAACATCAGGGTCTGGTGGGGCGTCTAGACTGTAGGGCAGTGACCCAAGACCCCACTTCTGCCCCCGAAACCCCGACTGTTGAGCGACTGAAGGCTTTTGGCTACACACCGGCACTGGCCCAGGCCTTATCAGGGTTGCCGGAAGCCCAGCCGGACTGGCAAGCGGCCCGCATTGTCCGTGTAGAGCGTAACCAGTATCTATTAGAAACCGCCAGCGGTCCCCGTGAAGGTGTCTGGCCCGCTGGTCGCCGCCACAAGCTGTTGGACGTGCCGGTGATCGGGGACTGGGTGGCTTGCTCTGGCGCAGCCGACACCCCAGATGAGCCCCTCCGAATAGAAGCCGTGCTGGACCGTCAAAACACCTTTATCCGCTCGGTGCTCAAGGGCCGCCGTACCCAGCCGCAAGTGCTGGCTGCCAATGTGGACACGGTGTTGATCGTGACCAGTCCTCTAGATTGGGACCTTGAGCGGCTGGAGCGTTATGTTCAGGCGGTGCAGCTCTCACAGGCCCAGCCCGTGATCTTGCTGAACAAGACCGATGAAGTGCGCAGCAGCCTGGAACGCTGGACGGACGCGGGGCTGGACGCGCCCGTGCTCCCCATTTCGGCGGCGGCGGGCCAGGGGCTGGACGCCCTGGCCGAGTGGCTGGCACCGGGGCGCACCGCTGCGCTGATCGGTTCTTCGGGCGTAGGCAAGTCCACCCTGACCAATGCGCTGCTGGGCCAGGAACTGAGCCGTGCTGGTGACGTGAGCGATCTGACTGGCGAGGGCCGCCACACCACCACCTGGCGTACGCTGTACCCCCTCCCGCTGGATGGGCCGGGCCGTGGTGCCCTCCTGATCGATAATCCTGGACTGCGTGATATTGCCGTCTGGGATGAGGAAGGCGCCGCTTTCTGGGCCATCGAGGAATTGGCTGCCGACTGCCGCTACTCGCGCTGTACGCATGGACGCGAACCCGGCTGCGCGGTGCAGGCTGCCGTCGCCCGTGGCGAGCTGGACGCTGCCTTGGTGGATCTCTACCGTGAGCAGCA
This sequence is a window from Deinococcus radiophilus. Protein-coding genes within it:
- the rsgA gene encoding ribosome small subunit-dependent GTPase A, which gives rise to MTQDPTSAPETPTVERLKAFGYTPALAQALSGLPEAQPDWQAARIVRVERNQYLLETASGPREGVWPAGRRHKLLDVPVIGDWVACSGAADTPDEPLRIEAVLDRQNTFIRSVLKGRRTQPQVLAANVDTVLIVTSPLDWDLERLERYVQAVQLSQAQPVILLNKTDEVRSSLERWTDAGLDAPVLPISAAAGQGLDALAEWLAPGRTAALIGSSGVGKSTLTNALLGQELSRAGDVSDLTGEGRHTTTWRTLYPLPLDGPGRGALLIDNPGLRDIAVWDEEGAAFWAIEELAADCRYSRCTHGREPGCAVQAAVARGELDAALVDLYREQQAVQEAPRRNPRDKRRR